The Stomoxys calcitrans chromosome 3, idStoCalc2.1, whole genome shotgun sequence genome includes a region encoding these proteins:
- the LOC106084853 gene encoding uncharacterized protein LOC106084853, whose product MKCFVLILSIVAIMRQVSSAEFLGGIKRTAAEELVGTISAYTTKLAADSGVIIKSILEELPQTDAFHKYREELDEFLQEYDKYKSVKGPCFDKSKELLGILNETIVKYYSEDAPAEAKKIVEIFHSSPKYRELTEYDEKIKSFANRDWTSSEMEEIDAKLSDNNTAEC is encoded by the exons atgaagtgttttgttctaatatTGTCTATTGTTGCAATAATGAGGCAG GTATCCTCAGCAGAATTTCTCGGCGGAATCAAACGTACTGCTGCTGAAGAACTTGTGGGCACTATCTCCGCATATACTACAAAGTTAGCTGCGGACAGTGGTGTCATCATAAAATCAATTCTCGAGGAACTACCCCAAACCGATGCCTTCCACAAATATAGAGAAGAGTTGGATGAGTTTCTACAAGAGTATGATAAATACAAATCCGTAAAGGGTCCTTGCTTTGACAAATCAAAGGAACTCCTAGGAATATTGAACGAGACGATAGTAAAGTATTACTCAGAAGATGCCCCAGCTGAGGCAAAAAAGATTGTTGAGATTTTCCACAGTTCACCTAAGTATAGAGAATTGACTGAATACGACGAAAAGATTAAATCTTTTGCAAATCGTGATTGGACATCCAGCGAAATGGAAGAAATAGATGCCAAGCTTTCTGATAATAACACGGCAGAATGTTAA